The genomic DNA GGCTCCAGGTGCCTGACGCGGGCACGGTGCACGAGGAGCTGAAGAACGCCGGCGTCGAGATCGTCCGGCCACCGGTACGGGAGCCGTGGGGCCTGATCGAGATGTGGATCGCGGACCCGGACGGTACGGAGATCGTGCTCGTGGAGATCCCGGCGGACCATCCGCTGCGGTACCGGCCCGGGATCTGATGCCGCTCGCGGGGCACGGGCTTAGCCTGCTGGAGGGGGCCGGACCGGCGGAAGGTACTCCATGAAGCTCGACAGGCCGGTGACCGGCGGGCCCTGCTGGACCGAGCTGGGCACCAGTGATCTGGAGGCGGCCAAGCGGTTCTACACCGACCTGTTCGGCTGGCGGCTGGAGACCGACCCTCGGCAGGAGGCCGGCGGCTATACCGTCGCGCACCTCGGCGACGCGGCCGTCGCGGCGATCTCCCCGCGGTACGAGGAGTCGCAGCCGGTCGCCTGGAACGTGTCGTTCTCGGTGGCGGACGCGGACGCGGCCGTCGCCACGGTGCGGGACGCGGGCGGCACGGTGGTGCTGGGCCCGATGGACGTGTTCGACGTCGGCCGTTTCGCGGTGGCGTCCGATCCGGGCGGCGCGGCCTTCCAGCTGTGGCAGCCACGGGCCTTCCCCGGCGCGGGGCTGTTCAACGCGCCCGGCTCGCTCGGCTGGGTGGAGCTGCTGACGCGGGCTGCCGAGCAGGCCACGGCGTTCTACACGACCGTGTTCGGCTGGAGTGTCAACGCCTCCGAGCACTACACACAGTGGGGTGTCGGCGGCGCCGACTTCGGCGGCATGGTGACGATGGACGAGCAGTTCCCGCCTCAGGTGCCGTCGCACTGGCTGCCGTACTTCGCGGTCGAGGACGTGGACGCCACCGCGCACGACGCGACCGAGGCGGGCGGCAGCGTACTCATGGAGCCCACGTCCGTGCCGGACGGACCACGGATCGCCGTCCTGCGGGACGCGCAGGGCGCGGCCTTCGGGATCCATGTGGGCGGCGAGGAGGGCTAACCACCGGGCTTCATCGGCGTGAGCTGGTGGATGCCATGGCGTGTGCGTGCCTCGGCGATCGCTCTCTGGTCGGGCGGGCCCGGGGCGTCGAGGATGTCGGCGATCTCCCGGATGTAGAGCTCATGGCCGGCCGGCGCCGCGAGGAAGAGCATCCGGGCGGGCACCGAGCCGGGGTTGGCGAACGCGTGCGGGCATCCCGAAGGCACGTACATCATGCTGCCCGGGCCGCCGCGGACGACCTTGTGACCGGTGCCGGACTCCCAGGCCCGCCAGTCGCCGGACGCCCTGATCCGCGGCTCGAAGGCCAGCAGATCGAGTTCGCCGTCGAGTATGTAGAACAGTTCCTCCGCTTCGTCGTGCAGGTGTGCCCCCACGTCGAACCCCGGCTCCACATCGGCCTCGAACACCGACCATCGGGCCGAGACGTCGGCCCCCACCTTGAGCGTCATGCCGGACGTACCCATCCGGCGGCCCGACCCGGGCGACAGGACCAGTCCATGGGTCATGGCGCACATCGTCCCCCGGAAGCCGGGCCTCAGGAAGGCGTCGGGCCTGCGGTGTCAACGACACCTGGCCGATGACCGGGGCGCACGCGGCGCGTTGTCGAAGTGGACAGAGGGCACCGGGCGGGCTCAGCCGCGCGGCACGCCGAGCCTGCCCTCCAGCTGGACCAGCAATTCGCCGAGCAGGCCCGCGAGTTCACCCTGCCCTTCGCCGTCGAGGCCGGACAGTACGGCGCTCTCGTAGGAAAGCTGCTCGGGAAGGATGCCGTCGACCAGCTCGCGCCCGGCGTCCGTGAGCCGGACGTGGGCCACGCGGCGGTCGCGGGCGTCTCCGCGCCGTTCGACCAGGCCGCGCTCGGTCAGCTGCTTGAGGCGCTTGGTGACGGCGGCCCCGGAGGAGAAGGTCTCGCGGGCGATCTCGCCGGGCGTCAGCTCATGGCCGGTGCGGCGCAGCGTGCCGAGGACGTCGAACTCGGGACGGGTCAGCCCGACGCGGCGCAGCGGGGCGTCCTCGGCCTGCTGGAGGAGGGCCGCGCAGCGGTTGATGCGCCCGATGATCTCCATGGGTCCGGTGTCGATGTCGGGACGGACGGCCCGCCACTGGCGCACCACGGCGGCCACGGTGTCGTGCGCCGCCGCACCGCCCCCGTCGGCGCCGCTGCCGGTGTGCGGCCGCCCGCCCGCCGTGCCGCCCCCGGTGTCCGTCCGTCCGTCCGCTGCCGTCATGCCGGTGCACCCTCCGTGGTGTGCAGTCCCTGCCGTCGTACCGTCGCCGCGAGCGTACGGTGTCCGGCCTGCTCGGCGAGCACCACCCGCTCCTCCGGCAGGGCGCGCTGCCACCACTCGCCGGCCGCGGCGTCCGTGGTGGCCCGCAGATCCACGACCGCGGCGGCCAGCTCGCGGCGGGCGGACTCCAGGGCCCCGGGCTCAGGGTGCTCGGCGGTGACGGTCTTCGCCGCGTGCTCCCGGGCGCTTTCCAGGGCGTCGAGGGCGAGCTCGATGCGGTCGCCGGCCCGCCGGTTGGTCACCGCGACCGCCGCGACGAAGCCCACCAGGGCCCCGACGAGGGTGTCCACGACCCGGTCGGTCATCAGCTCGCCGGGTTCCTGGAGGTGCGCGAACTCGGTGATGAGCAGGGCCATCGGGGTCACGCACACGCTGCCGAGCCAGTAGTTGCGGCCGATGAGTGCCTCGGCGCCGAAGTTGAGGGCGAGGCAGCTCAGCACGAGGGCCGCCGGGCCGAGATGCGCGAGCGGGGCGATCGCGGC from Streptomyces avermitilis MA-4680 = NBRC 14893 includes the following:
- a CDS encoding cupin domain-containing protein, which translates into the protein MCAMTHGLVLSPGSGRRMGTSGMTLKVGADVSARWSVFEADVEPGFDVGAHLHDEAEELFYILDGELDLLAFEPRIRASGDWRAWESGTGHKVVRGGPGSMMYVPSGCPHAFANPGSVPARMLFLAAPAGHELYIREIADILDAPGPPDQRAIAEARTRHGIHQLTPMKPGG
- a CDS encoding VOC family protein is translated as MKLDRPVTGGPCWTELGTSDLEAAKRFYTDLFGWRLETDPRQEAGGYTVAHLGDAAVAAISPRYEESQPVAWNVSFSVADADAAVATVRDAGGTVVLGPMDVFDVGRFAVASDPGGAAFQLWQPRAFPGAGLFNAPGSLGWVELLTRAAEQATAFYTTVFGWSVNASEHYTQWGVGGADFGGMVTMDEQFPPQVPSHWLPYFAVEDVDATAHDATEAGGSVLMEPTSVPDGPRIAVLRDAQGAAFGIHVGGEEG
- a CDS encoding MarR family winged helix-turn-helix transcriptional regulator, with product MTAADGRTDTGGGTAGGRPHTGSGADGGGAAAHDTVAAVVRQWRAVRPDIDTGPMEIIGRINRCAALLQQAEDAPLRRVGLTRPEFDVLGTLRRTGHELTPGEIARETFSSGAAVTKRLKQLTERGLVERRGDARDRRVAHVRLTDAGRELVDGILPEQLSYESAVLSGLDGEGQGELAGLLGELLVQLEGRLGVPRG